The window TGTGATGCATTTTTTTAAATTAACAAATTTATTTAATTTTTTTATTTTTGACTTGACATTTAATAGTTAGTCTTAAATTAAAGTTTTCCTTTCCAACTTCCCTCTTCTAAAATCTCAGCAACTACATAATTTTTTCCTAAATCCACAATAACATCTCTTAAATCATCTTTAAAATTATCTGTAGTTATTATAGTAAGAAGTCCCTCTTTAGCATTTGTAGTTCTAACTACTCCAAGCCCCTCATAAGCTTCTATAATTTTATTAATAAAATCTATATCTTCTTTTCTGCTTTTTACAATAAATTCATAACTTTCCATATTTCTCCCTCTATCTCTCTTCCAATAATTTAGCCAATTCAATAAACTGCTCAATAGAAAGATTTTCAGCTCTCTCGTTAAAAGATATTCCTAACTCTGTCAATACCCCTTGAATTTTATCTTTTGATATTCCAAGAGTGGCAAGGTTATTTACAATATTTTTTCTTTTATTTGAAAAAGCTCCTTTTACATATTTAAAGAATAGATTTTCATCTATAATACTCTCAAATCTTCTGTCTTTATAGAATTTTATTCCGATAAATCCTGAGTCAATCTTTGGTACTGGTGTAAAAAATTCCTTAGGTATTGTAAAAAGATATTCTGCTTCCCCAAAATATTCCACTGCCAATGTTAAAACACTTCTCTCTTTTCCAGAAGTTGCACAAACTCTTTCTCCAACCTCTTTTTGTACCATTAGATACACTTCATCAATAAGATCTCTATGCTCAATAAGTTTGTTTATAATAGGAGATGTTATATAATAAGGAATGTTTGCAACTACTTTTGTATTAGCTCCTATTATCCCCCTTAAATCTGCCTCTAGTATATCTCCCATATGAAGATTAAACTTTGGATTGCTGTCAAATTTTTTTCTAAGTATTTTTTCTAAATCTGTATCAATCTCTACACAGTTTACTTTTTTTGCCCTTTGTAAAAGAAGCTCCGTAAGAGCTCCTTCACCAGGTCCTATCTCTAAAACTTCATCATCTGATGAAACTTGAGATACTTCCATTATTCTTTCTAAAACTGTATTTTGATCATTTAAAAAGTTTTGTCCATATTTTTTCTTATGCTTAAATGACATCTTATTCCCCTAAAGTAAGCACACCAACGAATGGTAGGTTTCTATAATGTTCAGCATAATCAAGTCCATATCCTATAACGAAAGCGTCTGGAATTTCAAATCCAACGTACTCAGCTTTTACATCAGCTTTTCTTCTGCTTGGTTTGTCTAAAAGAGTACAGATTTTGATTGAGTTAGGTTTTTTCTTCCACATAAATTCTTTTACATTTGCAAGAGTAAGTCCTGTATCAACTATATCTTCTATTAAAAGTACATCTTTTCCAGTAACTTCTTCATCAACATCTTTTAATATTTTTACAATCCCTGTTGAGTCAGTTCCATTTCCATAGCTAGACACTTTCATAAAATCTATTTTTAAATCTAAATTTATAGTTTTTATTAAGTCAGTCATAAATACAACAGACCCTTTTAAAAGTCCTACACATATTAAATCTTTTCCTTGATAGTCTTTCTCTATTTGTTTTCCAAGTTCAGCAACACGAGCTGCAAGTTTTTCTTCAGAAATTAAAGTTTCTATTTTATTTGCCATTTGTTCCTCCTAAAAATTTTGTCAATTCTACACAGGATATTTTATCATTTACACTATATTTTATCAAGAATAAATTATTTTTATTTTGATTAAATATTTGATCAAATATTTTTGTTTTTTTAGGTTATTTTGTTGATATTTTATTTTGTTTATGGTATCATTTTATAATAAGTATGTTTTATTTTCTTAGGAGGATTAATGAAAAAAACTCTTTTAGTTGTAGTCAGTTGTTTTATATCAATAATCGCTACAACATATTTTTTAGGTTACTATACTTTGGATAAATATTTCAATAAAAACTTTTATTATACACCTAATCTTGTGGGACTTACTCCTAGCGAAGTGAAAGGTTTAGCTGACAAAGATATTATAGAAGTCAAAGTGGTAGGACGGGATTTCTCATCTCTACCTGAAGGGCAAATCTTTATGCAAGAACCAAAGGAAAGACACGTAATAAAAAAAGGTAGAACTATAAAAGTTTGGGTAAGTATGGGAGAAAACTACTTCCAAGTACCAGATTTTAAAGGACAACAACTTTTTACTGTTAAAAATCTTTTAGAAGAGAAAAGAATTAAGATAAATAGAATTTCAAGAACTGACTCTCCTCTATCATATAACTGTATCATCGGAACAAATCCTAGTACAGGTGAGAATGTAAATATAAAAGATGGTATCTCTCTTTTAGTCAGTGGACGTTCTCAAAATAAGATTGTTAAAGTACCTGATGTCATAGGATATACTTTAGTTGAAGCTGAGAGATTTTTAAAAGAAAATTCTATCTTTATTGGAAAAGTTGAAAAGGTAAAAGTAGAGGGACTTGAACCAAATGTTGTGGTTGACTTAAGTGTTGGTGTTAACAGTAGAATTTCTGCTGGATCTAGTATAAATATTACTATCACAGAATAATAGGAGATGATATTATCAAGGGAAATGTTATAAATAAAATCCAAGGATTTTATTATGTAAAAGTAGGTGAAGATATTCACGAATGTAAACTAAGAGGAATTTTAAAAAGAAAGGATAAAAAAGATAATTGTATCGTGGGAGATATTGTAGAGATCTCTGAAGATAATTCAATAATCCAAATCTATCCTAGAAAAAATATGATAAATAGACCTCTGGTTTCTAATGTTGACTATCTAGTTATACAGTTTGCTGGGAAAGACCCAGAAATAGATTTAGATAGACTTAATACTTTGATACTTAATAGTACTTACTATAAAATAGATCCTATTGTGGTCATAAATAAAATAGATCTTTTGACTGAGGAGGAAAAAATCTCCCTTACTGAAAGATTAAGTTTTTTAAAAAAAATAAATATCCCTCTATTCTTTGTATCAACATACAAAAATATTGGGGTAGATGAGGTTAAAAATTTTATAACTAATAAGACTGTGGCTTTTGGAGGTCCTAGTGGAGTTGGGAAATCTAGTATTCTTAATATGCTACAAGATGAGGAAGATTTAGTCGTTGGTGAAACTAGTAAAAAATTAAAAAGAGGAAAACATACAACCAGAGATTCTAAATTTATCCCGTCTAACTGTGGTGGATATGTTATCGATACTCCAGGATTTTCATCTATTGAACTTCCTCCAATAAAAGATTTTGCTGAGCTTATATCAATGTTTAAGGAGTTTACACTTCCAGATGATGCTCACTGCAAATTCTTAAACTGTCACCATATAAGTGAGCCAGGTTGTCTTATAAAAAATATGGTAGAAGATAATAAAATTTCAAAAACAAGATATGATTTTTATAAAAAAGTATATGAAAAATTAAAGGTTGAAAGGTGGAATAATTATGAAAAATATTAAAATAGCTCCTTCTATTTTATCGGCTGATTTTAGTAGATTAGGAGAAGAGGTAGAAAGTATCGATAGAGCTGGGGCTGATTGGGTACATATTGATGTTATGGACGGTATATTTGTTCCTAATATTACTTTTGGACCTCCTGTAATAAAAGCTATTAGAAATAAAACTAAATTAGTTTTTGATGTGCATTTAATGATAACTAACCCTGAAAGATATATAGAAGATTTTGTAAAAGCTGGAGCTGACATAATAGTAGTTCACGCAGAATCAACTATTCATCTTCATAGAGTTATCCAACAAATAAAATCTTATGGTGTAAAAGCTGGAGTTTCTCTAAATCCATCTACTTCACACGAAGCTTTAAGATATGTGATAGATGACTTAGACTTAGTTTTAGTTATGAGTGTTAACCCAGGATTTGGTGGACAATCATTTATAGAAAGCTCTGTTGAAAAAATAAAAGAAATCAGAAAAATGAACCCTACTGTTGATATTGAAGTTGATGGTGGAATAAACGATAAAACAATAGACAGATGTATTGAAGCTGGAGCTAACGTTTTTGTAGCTGGTTCTTATGTATTTGGTGGAGATTACCAAGAAAGAATATCAAGTCTTAAAAAGGAGAACTAAATGGCAAAATATGTTGATGAATTAAATGACGTTTTTGAAAAATTTTATAAATTATTTTATGAATCAGAAGACATGGCTCTAAAAAATGGTATCAAATGTTTAACTCACACAGAGTTACACATCATCGAAGCCATTGGAGAAGATTCTCTTACAATGAATGAGCTTTCTGATAGACTTGCTATAACAATGGGAACTGCAACAGTGGCTATCACAAAACTTGGAGAAAAAGGATTTGTATCAAGAGTTCGTTCTGATGCAGATAGAAGAAAAGTATATGTATCCCTTTCTAAAAAAGGTATGCAAGCACTAGATTATCATAACAACTATCATAAAATGATAACACTTTCTATAATAGAAAAATTAGAAGAAAAAGAAGTTCGTGAATTTTTAGGAACTTTCAAAAAACTTCTTAAAAACTTAAAAAATAAAACTGAATTTTTAAAACCACTTCCTGTAACAGATTTCCCTGTTGGAAGTCGTGTATCTGTTGTAGAGATAAAAGGTACTCCTATCATTCAAGATTATTTCTTAGATAGAGGTATTGGACATTACAGCATAATAGAAGTTTTAAAAAGTAAAGATGAAAATAATGTGGCTCTTAAGAAAGATGACGGAACTATCTTAGAAGTTAACTTATTAGATGCTAAAAATATAATAGTTGTAAAGGCTGAGGATTAATGTTTTATTTAGATGGGGTTTCTCTATCAAAAATAAAATTAGAGCTTAAAGAAAATTTATTAAATAAAAAAGTTGGGAAGATTTTTCAAAATTCTTCCCTTTCTTTAACACTTCATTTTGGAAAAAAAGCTCTATTTTTTACTTGTAATCCGTCAATGCCCCTTTGTTACATAAATGAAGATAAAGAGGAAAATCTTCTTGAAGAAAGTTCAAATTTTTTATTAATGATTAGAAAATATCTTGTTAACTCTGCTCTTGTAGACTTAGAACAACTTGGACTTGATAGAATACTAAAATTTTCCTTTTCAAAAATAAATGAGCTTGGACAAATTCAAAATAACTATCTTTTCTTTGAAATAATGGGAAAATATTCAAATATTATCTTGACTGATAGTGATGAAAGAATTATTTCAGTCCTTAAAAAGAAATCAATAGAGGAAAATTCCATAAGAACTCTTTTTAGTGGAGAGAAATATTCACAACCAATAGTATCACAAAAGAAAAATCCATTTGAAATAACTGAAACAGAATTTAATACAATTATTTCAAATGGTAATATTATTGAAACCCTTGAAGGAATAGGAAAATTAACAAAAAATGAAATAAAAAATTATCAAGATTTTAGAAATATTTTAACTTCTGAGTTAGCTCCAAAAATTTATTTCAATAAAAAAATACCTGTCCTTGCAACAGTTCTGGAAGTAAAACCAAAAGAATATGATGAGGTTATCAACTATCCAAACTTTTGTGAAATGATAAACTTCTATATAAAAAGCAAATCTCTTTCAAATAGCTTTAATCTTTTGAGAGAACAGCTTATCTTTTGTATAGAAAAAGAAAAAAAGAAATCAGAAAAAATAATTAAAAATATAAAAAAAGATATTGAAATAATGAAAGATTACAATAACCCCAAAGAAATCGGAGATATTTTAGCCTCAGTTCTTTATAGTATCAAAAGAGGGGATAGCACAGTAAAAGCCTATGACTTTTACAATAACTGTGAAATAAATATTTCACTTGATCCACTTCTTTCACCGCAATCAAATCTTGAGAAAATCTATAAAAAATCCTCTAAGATGAAAAGAGGTTTGGAAATTTCTAAGCAAAGATTAGAGGAATTTCAAAATAAACTTTTCTATTTTGATAGTGTGGCAACATTTATTCAAAAAAGTAAAACTTTTGAAGAATTAAAAAATATTGAAACTGAACTTATTGAAGAAAAATATCTAAAGAAAAAAGTAAATAAAAAGCCTAAGAAAAAATCAGTTGAACAACCATATGGAACTATTGAAATAGATGGAAAGGTTATCTATTTTGGTAGAAATAACAAGGAAAATGATTATCTGACATTTAAGTTTGCCAAAAAAGATGATATGTGGTTCCATATAAAAGATATTCCCGGTTCTCACTTCATTGTGAAAAAAGAGGATTTTGAAAACTCAGATGAATTTATTTTAAAAATCGCAACACTTTCAGCTTTTTATTCAAAAGCAAATGCTCACGAAAAAGTAGTAGTTGACTATACTTTGAAAAAAAATCTAAATAAACCAAAAGGAGCACCTTTAGGATTTGTCACATATAATGTTTGGGACTCTGTTACAGTTGTTACACCTAGTGAAATATAAAGGAGTGATACTATGTTTCATAAAATAGATTTTGAAACTTGGGAAAGAAAAGAACATTTTAAGTATTATATCAATCTTATCAAAACAAATTATAATCTTACAGCTGAACTTAATATCAGTCAACTTATGGAAAAAGTAAAAGAAAAAAAATTAAAATTTTTCCCAACAATGCTTTACTGTATAATAAAAGCTGTTAACCAAAACAAAGAGTTTAGAATGGACTACGACAAAGAAGGAAATCTTGGGTATTGGGACTATGTAGTCCCATCATATACTATTTTCCACGATGATGATAAAACTTTTTCAGATATTTGGAGCGAATATGATGAGAATTTTGAAAAGTTTTACACAAATGTAGTTGAGGATATAGAAAAATACAAAGATATAAAAGGTGTTAAAACAAAACTTGGACGTGGAGATAACTTTTGTCCTATCTCTTGTATCCCTTGGCTTAGCTTTACAGGTTGTGCAAATGATACCTACTCTGAAGCAAAAATGCTTTTCCCTGTTATCGCTTTTGGAAAATATTTTAAACGTGATGAGATGACTATGATACCTATCTCTGTCTTTGTAAATCACGCTGTGGCAGACGGCTATCACACTTGTAAACTTATAAATGATATTCAAAGTATTATCAATGATATTGAAAATTGGGTATAAATTTTTAAAAAAAATTCTTGACAAAGAGAAAACAATTTTATACAATGTACAAAATAAAATTTTTAGGAGGAAACAATGATGCTATTAAGGAGGAGACAATTAAATATCAATTTTAAATATTTATATTGTCTTTCTGTAAACTAAGATAGCATATATTTCTTTTTGACGTACATAGATAAAAAAAGATAAAACCAGCTATAGTTTTTTAAGGAAGACTAGGCTGGTTTTTTTGATACAATTTTTTAGGAGGAGATTATGGAGATATTAAACAAATTAGAAAATAAATTTAGTGAGATTTTTGAAGACTTAAAAGAGTTAAATGAATATATATACAAAAATCCTGAACTTGGAAGAAAAGAGTTTAAAGCTTGTGAAGCTCATAAAAATCTTTTAAAAAAATATGGATTTGATATTGAAGAAAACTATATTGGAATACCTACAGCATATTTAGCAAAATATTCATCTGGAAAAAAAGGAATAAAAATAGGATATTTAGCTGAATATGATGCTCTTCCAGAGATTGGTCACGGTTGTGGTCATAATATTTTAGGAACAACAAGTATCGGAGCAGGAATTTTATTAAAAGAATATATTGATGAATTTGGTGGAGAGGTTTTAATATTCGGTACTCCTGCAGAGGAAACTTTTGGAGCTAAAGTTGATATGGCAGAGGCTGGTTGTTTTGATGATATAGATGTGGCAATGATTTCTCACCCAACTGGAAAAAATCACGAAAAAAGTGGAACATCTCAAGCAATGGAAGCTTTACAATTTACTTTCAGAGGAAAAACAGCTCACGCAGCTGGTGACCCATACAATGGAATAAATGCTCTTGATGGTGTGATACAATTTTTCAATAGCATTAATGCATTAAGACAACAAACAAAAACAAGTGCAAGAATCCACGGTATAATCTCAAATGGTGGAGAGGCTGCAAATATTATTCCAGATTTAGCAGTTGCAAATTTCTATGTAAGAGAAGCTACAACAAAAGAGATGTTAAAACTTAGTGAGCGTGTAAAAAATTGTGCTAAGGGAGCTGCTCTTGCCACTGGTACGTCTTTAGAAATAGAAAATTATGAATATACTTTCAAACATCTTGTAACAAATGAAAAATTATCAAGTATATATACAAAAAATCTTGAACTTCAAGGGATAAAAGATATTCCAATGTCTGACCCTACTGGTTCTAGTGACTGTGGAGATGTAAGTCATCATTGCCCAACAATTCATACTTATTTCCCAATATCTAAGTGTGAACTTACTGGACACAGCATTGAATTTGCAAAAGCTACAATTACAGAAGAAGCTTATCAAGGAATGAAAGAAGCTATATTTGCCCTTGTGATGACTGGAAAAGATATTTTAGAAAATGAAAATCTTTTAAAAGAGATAAAAGATGAATTTAATCAAATGAAAAAAACTTTAATATAACTTTTTAAGGAGGAGTATAATTATGAAAAAATTTCTAGTTTTAATGTTATCTTTAATTTTATTTGTATCTAGCTTTGGTGCTAAAAAGCTTTATGTAGGAACAAATGCTGAGTTCAAACCTTATGAATATCTTGAAGGAGATAAAATAGTTGGTTTTGATATTGAGCTTATGGAAGCAATGGGAAAAGAAATGGGATATGAAATCAAATGGAATAATATGACTTTTGATGGACTTTTACCAGCACTTCAAATGGGAAAAATTGATGCTGTAATAGCTGGAATGTCGCCTACTGCTGAAAGAAAAAAAGCTGTAGACTTCTCTAAACCATACTTAAACTTCCAAACTGGTCACTCTGTTATAGTAAGAATAAATGAAACTGCTATTGTGAAAAAAGAAGATTTAAATGGAAAAACTGCTGGAGTTCAACTTGGAACAAAACAAGAAGAATTAGCAAAAGCTTTAGGAGCTAATATAGTTCGTTATGATTCATTCACAGGAGCTTTACTTGCACTAAAACAAAGTAAAATAGATGCTGTTGTATTAGATGAACAAGCAAGTGCTAAATATTTAAAAACTATGCCTGAAGTTAAAGTTGCTGATACTATCTATGATGAAGATCCTGGAGAATCAATAGCTGTTAAGAAAGGAAATAAAAAATTAATAGAAGAATTAAACAGTGCTTTTGATAAAGTTGTAGAAAATGGTACTTATGCAAAAATATTAGAAAAATATTTCCCTGAAAAAGTATCTAAATAATTTAATAAAAAATTAAGACCTGATGCGTATAATTTACGTTTCAGGTCTATTTTTATTTAGTTATTATCTATAAAATAACTTCCTTTTTTGCTATTTTTAACACGATAAAGAGCATTATCCGCTTTCTTATAAATCTCTTTAAAATTCATATCTTTTTTTATAATTACTCCACCAATAGAAGCACCTACTGTAACAGATTTATTATTTTCTATATAAGTTTTATTAAGAATATCATTTAACTGCTGAGCTATTTCATTTAATTTTTCTATATTAGAAACTTCTTTCACTAAAAGTGCAAACTCATCTCCACCAAATCTTGCAAAAACTCCAACATCTTTTGCAACAAGTTTAATCTTAGCAGCACTTTCTTGTAAAATTTTATCTCCCATATCATGTCCAAAAGTATCATTAGCCTTTTTAAAATTATCTAAATCTATGATGAAAAATGCACTTACTCCTTCTAACTCTTTGTCACTATTTAAAAATAAATTCATCTCTTTTTCAAAGTTTTCACGATTATAAAGTTTTGTAAGAAAATCATATTTTGATTTTTTACTTATTATCTCCAGTTCTTGTTCTTTTATTTTTTCCTCTGTACAATTTTCTAAAATTCCAACTGTACTTTGAGAATCTACAATTATTGAATTAATCCTAAACCATTTCCATTCAGAATCTTTTTTCTTCAGAGGAATTACAATATTTTCTATACTTTTACCAAGTGTAATATTGTTATAAATTTCATCATAAACTTTAAAAAACTCCGGTTTAGTAACTACAAATTTTTCAATCTTAGTAGGGTGAATCTCATCGAAAGGAATAGTTAATTCTTGTTTTTCCTCTTTTCCATAATAATTGTAAACAACAACTTTTCTCTCTAATAAATTAACTTTAAAGATTATATCCTCTGTTTTATGAAGCAACATTTTAAACATTCTATTCTTAACAGCAATAATCTGACTATCATTTTTGATAACTTTATATGTATAGTAAAATATTCCTAAAATAACCGAAACTATAACAATCATAAATTCTATTAAAACCAACAACATCTCATTTGATATTTCTTTTACTTCCATTGTGTGAAAAACAAGCTTTTCACGAGTGAGAGCAGAAAAAACATACCAATTTTTTATTCCAAGAGGATCGTAAATTATATAACGTCCAGCATCTCCATATTCAAAATAATATGTTCCTGTTCTTTTATTTTCTACATCATCTTTTATTTTTTCTACTGTAATTCCATCAAAATATCTGTATCTTTCAATTTCGTCCCAAAAAAGCAATCCCTTTTTTCCAGAAAAAGAATAACTACTATTAGAACTGCTTATATATCTTCCTGTTGTATCTACTATCTGAAAATATTGTCTAGAATCTTTAGAAAAATTGGTCAAACTCTCAAAATGTGATATTGAAAAATATCCAAATAATGCTTTTGTTTTTCCATCTTTTGTATTTAAAGGAATTGCTATCAAAATTTCAGAACTTTCTGTGTCGTCCTCAACAAGAATATCTGAAATATATCTTTTATCATTTTTTAGTGAATCATCTAAATTTATATCTCTAATATCCCATTTATGTCCATCAGAATCTGAGGTTTTTCCATCAGAATAAATTATTCCAAGTGACTTAAAATGTCCTTTATTTTCAATTCCTTTAAGTTTTTTTAAAACCTCTTCTGCAGTCAACTCTTCTAAATTTTCTGTTTCTATAATAGTTCCTAATATATGAGAAGAGTGTCCTATCTCTTTATAAATAATGTTTTTTATCTGAGAAGAAAGCTCATGGATACGCTCCATATTATTTTGTAATACTTTATTTTTTATCTTTTCTTGATATTTAGAAAAAGATGATATCACAACTATGGCATTAATAAAAACAATCAATCCCACAATTACTGAAACGATTTTTCCTTTTAAATTATAAACTTTCATCACAATATTCTCCATTTAAAATTATTATATAAACTATGATGTTAAACAATAATCTAGCAACTCAATTATACCAAAATAATATCTAATGTCAAGGAAAACACTTAAGCTTTTTTTCCAAAAAATGGGTATTCTTGCTATTTTCTAGCTTTGAATACCCCAATTTTTATTTTTTATAATTTATTGCAAGATTTATAAGAGTCTCATAGTTATTTAGATTTTCATCTTCTAAAACTTTTTCCATAAGATAATCTAAAATCTCTCCTATTATTTTTCCTTTTGAAACTCCCACTTTTAATAAATCTTTTCCAGATATTTTTAAATCTTTTATTGATAATGGAGGTTTAGTTTCTTGGATTTTTTTTAAAATATTTTTTATTTGTTCTAAATCCTCAAGATTACAAACATCATTGTTGTGAGTTCTTCTATCAGCTTCTACAACTTCCAAATATCTATATAAATCCTCTTCACCAAACCGATTTAACATTTTTTTTACAAATATTTCATCAATGTTTTGTCTATAGAGAGAGTGGTATTTTATAATTTTACAAACTCTTTCTGTATCTAGTTTACTAAATTTAAGATTTAACATCAGTTTTTCAGCTATCTCAACAGAATATTTTTCGTGTCTATAAAAATGCCCTTGATTGTCCTCTCCAAAAGTATAACATCTAGGCTTTCCTATATCATGAAATAAAACTGCAAGACGTGTTATTAAATCCCTGCTAGAAAATTCTAAACTTTTTAGAATATGCTCATCAACAGTATAGATATGGTGTATATTTTTTTGGTCAAAGCCTATGGTCTTGCTCCACTCTGGGATTATCTCCTCTAAAATTTTATTTTCTGACATCACTTTTAAAACTTTATAGGCATTTTTCCCTGTGATTATCTTGCTAAACTCATCTCTTATTCTCTCTGCTGAAAGATTTTGTATAAGGTTTTTAGATTTTTTTATCTCCTCAATAGTTTCTGGAAAATATTTTAAATCCTTTGTTGCAAGAAATCTAAAATATCTTAAAATTCTCAAAGGGTCTTCTTTAATTCTCTGTGTGCAATCTCCTACAAATCTTAAAACTTTATTTTCTATATCCTCTTTTGATTTTTCTCCAAAATAAAATTTTTCCCCATCATAGGCTATTGCATTTATTGTAAAATCTCGCCTTTTTAAATCATCATAGATATTTTTGGTAAACTCTACCTTTTGGGTTTTTCTATCTAGAGGTGTTCCTATATCTTCCCTCAGCTTTGCAATCTCATAAGGAATACCGTCCATTTTTATTTGAATTATTCCAAAATGTTTTCCCATCTCTTTAGGCTTAAAATTTTTAAAAATCTCTTTTAATCTCTCATACTCTATATCTGTAACAAAGTCACAATCTTTTGGATCAAGTCCTAAAAAAATATCTCTTACAAATCCACCTACAATATATCCTTGCCCCTCTTCCTTAAGAAGATTCAGTATAAATTCTATATTGTAGTTTAATTTTATCTCCATATCATCTCTCGTTTCTATACAAATTTTTTATATAACTCTTTAAGTTGTGATACTTTTTCGCTATCTTTTGCTAAATCAGATTTTTCAGTGGCAGAAATATATTTTTCAACTATTAAGTCCCATCTTAAATATTCACTTATACATTTGAATTGTTTTCCAATTATTTCATATTCAGGGTCATCTAAAGTTGCAGAACCAACTGCAAGAACACCGATTTTTTTAGGTTTTTGAACTAACAATGCACCTTTCATATAAACTCTATCTATTGCAGTCTTAAGTTGTGAAGAAATTCCCCACCAATAAACAGGAGAACCAAATATAACTACATCTGCCTCAACAACTTTGTCAGCTACAACTTGTCCATCATCTTTTGTTGCACAAGTTCCGTTAGTTGTTTTACAATAATCACAACCTTTACAACCAACTATTTCACATTCTCTTAAATTTATCATTTCCACTTGAGCATCTGTGTTTTGTAAAAATCCTTCTTGAATAGCATTTAAAGCTGTGTCAGTATTTCCTCCAACTCTCGGACTTCCATTTAATAATAAAACTTTCATATTTCTCCTCCTTTTGAAACTTTTTTCCTACCTCTATGTTAAACTTATCACTTTTTGACTCTAAAGTCAAGCTATTAATTATTAAACATTGATGAATAAAGCTTGTAATAAATACCTTTTGTTTCTAAAAGTTCATTATGATTTCCTTTTTCTTTTATATTTCCATTTTGTATAACAAAAATTTCATCAGCATTTTTTATTGTAGAAAGTCTGTGAGCTACCACCAAAGTAGTTCTACCTTTTGAAAGTTCCTCCAACTCTTTTTGAATAAATATCTCTGTTGTATTATCAAGTGCAGAAGTAGCCTCATCTAAAATTAAAATAGTTGGATTTTTTAGGAAAACCCTAGCAATAGAAAGTCTTTGCTTTTGTCCTCCAGAAAGTTTTACCCCTCTTTCTCCAATCTCTGTATCATAACCTTTTTCCAAACTCATAATATAGTCGTGGATATTTGCTTTTCTACTAGCCTCAAATACCTCTTCATCTGTGGCATTTGGATTTCCATATAAAATATTTTCTTTTATTGTTCCACCAAAAAGATATACATCTTGTTGAACTATTCCAATATTTTTTCTTAGAGATTCCAACGTAATATCAT is drawn from Fusobacterium perfoetens and contains these coding sequences:
- a CDS encoding CCA tRNA nucleotidyltransferase translates to MEIKLNYNIEFILNLLKEEGQGYIVGGFVRDIFLGLDPKDCDFVTDIEYERLKEIFKNFKPKEMGKHFGIIQIKMDGIPYEIAKLREDIGTPLDRKTQKVEFTKNIYDDLKRRDFTINAIAYDGEKFYFGEKSKEDIENKVLRFVGDCTQRIKEDPLRILRYFRFLATKDLKYFPETIEEIKKSKNLIQNLSAERIRDEFSKIITGKNAYKVLKVMSENKILEEIIPEWSKTIGFDQKNIHHIYTVDEHILKSLEFSSRDLITRLAVLFHDIGKPRCYTFGEDNQGHFYRHEKYSVEIAEKLMLNLKFSKLDTERVCKIIKYHSLYRQNIDEIFVKKMLNRFGEEDLYRYLEVVEADRRTHNNDVCNLEDLEQIKNILKKIQETKPPLSIKDLKISGKDLLKVGVSKGKIIGEILDYLMEKVLEDENLNNYETLINLAINYKK
- a CDS encoding flavodoxin family protein gives rise to the protein MKVLLLNGSPRVGGNTDTALNAIQEGFLQNTDAQVEMINLRECEIVGCKGCDYCKTTNGTCATKDDGQVVADKVVEADVVIFGSPVYWWGISSQLKTAIDRVYMKGALLVQKPKKIGVLAVGSATLDDPEYEIIGKQFKCISEYLRWDLIVEKYISATEKSDLAKDSEKVSQLKELYKKFV